A region from the Phaenicophaeus curvirostris isolate KB17595 chromosome 3, BPBGC_Pcur_1.0, whole genome shotgun sequence genome encodes:
- the TTC39C gene encoding tetratricopeptide repeat protein 39C isoform X2 translates to MFFKGRIQRLECQINSALTSFHTALELATDQREIQHVCLYEIGWCSMIEMNFKDAFESFERLKNESRWSQCYYAYLTAVCQGATGDVDGAQNVFKEVQKLFKRKNNQIEQFSVKKAERFRKQTPTKELCVLASIEVLYLWKALPNCSLSNLQHMSQACQDVDDSSAIGLRNLLLGAIHKCLGNCEDAVQFFQRAAKDELCRQNNLYVQPYACYELGCLLLDNPETVPRGKALLLQAKEEFTGYDFENRLHVRIHAALASLREVVPQ, encoded by the exons ATGTTCTTCAAGGGAAGGATACAGCGATTAGAG tgTCAAATCAATAGTGCCTTGACCTCATTTCATACTGCTTTGGAACTTGCAACAGACCAAAGGGAGATTCAACATGTCTGCCTGTATGAAATAG GTTGGTGCAGCATGATAGAGATGAATTTCAAAGATGCGTTTGAATCCTTTGAAAGGCTTAAAAATGAATCCAGATGGTCCCAGTGCTACTATGCTTATTTAACAGCAG TGTGTCAAGGAGCCACTGGTGATGTCGATGGTGCTCAGAATGTGTTCAAGGAAGTGCAGaagcttttcaaaagaaaaaacaatcagATTGAacaattttcagtgaaaaag GCAGAGAGATTTAGAAAACAAACGCCGACCAAAGAGCTCTGTGTCCTGGCATCCATTGAAGTATTGTACTTATGGAAAGCCCTTCCAAACTGTTCCCTCTCAAATTTACAGCATATGAGCCAAG CTTGTCAGGATGTTGATGATTCGTCGGCTATTGGTTTGAGGAACTTGCTTCTTGGTGCCATACACAAATGCTTAGGAAATTGTGAAGATGCTGTTCAG ttctttcaGCGAGCTGCTAAAGATGAACTGTGCCGTCAAAACAACTTATACGTCCAGCCGTATGCTTGCTATGAACTTGGCTGTCTTCTGTTAGACAATCCAGAG ACTGTGCCAAGAGGCAAAGCATTACTTCTCCAAGCCAAG gAGGAATTTACTGGCTATGACTTTGAGAACAGATTGCACGTCCGCATACACGCAGCCTTAGCCTCTCTAAGGGAAGTAGTTCCACAGTGA